CCAGCAGAGCCTCACCCCAGTCATCCTAGAGCGAAGCGAAGGATCTAAGACCCACAGAGCCCCATCCCAGTCATCCTAGAGCGTAGCGAAGGATCCAAAGTCAGCAGAGCCCCACCCCCATGTCATCCTAGAGCGCAAGCGAAGGATCCAAGCCCCACAGCGCCCCACCGCAGTCATCCTAAAGCGCAAGCGAAGGATCCAAAGCCCCACAGAGCCCAGCCCCCAGTCATCCTAGAGCGAAGCGAAGGATCTAAGACCCACAGAGCCCCACCCCAGTCATCCTAGAGCGAAGCGAAGGATCTAAGACCCACAGAGCCCACCCCCAGTCATCCTAGAGCGCAAGCGAAGGATCCCTACAAACGAACTAAAAAGCCCAACGCATAACTGAAAATAACCATACCTGTCCGAGAATCTAAGACCCAAAAGGAATACCCTAGCCCTGATAGCTGAACGCTAGCGGCTGGTGGCTTAACATATATTTCTCAGGTAATAGACATAATTCGCTAAATTAATTGTAAATCCATCCAAAAAACTCTAAAATGTTGTATAATAGAAGATATCATTTACAATATTCGCCATACTTAACTATATATTACTCACTAAGATATAAAGCTTTATTACTTAAGTATTCTATCTTGTGTAAATAATAGTATAACAAAAATCAAAGTAAAAGGACTAACCATACAATGAATAAGACATTAGACTATTACAATACATTTTATAAAAACTTCATAACAGATAGTCTAGAAGCCAATGCATCAGATCTCCATCATTCTTTTTTAAAATACCTACCAAAAGGTTCATCCATCTTAGACCTAGGCTGCGGATCAGGCAGAGACAGCAAAGTCTTTATAAATCTAGGCTACAAAGTCTGCGCCCTTGATGGTTCAAAAGAGCTATGTAAATTTGCAAGTGAATATATAGGGCAAGAAGTACTATATAAAACATTTGACGAAATAGATTTTAAAGAAGAATTCGACGGCATATGGGCATGTGCATCTTTGCTCCATATTTCCTATAAAGATCTATCCAATATATTTAAAAAGCTATCGAAAGCATTAAAACAAGAAGGCTATCTCTACGCCTCTTTTAAATACGGAGAGTTTGAAGGAGATAGAAAAGGTCGATATTTTACAGATTTAACCGAAGATAGACTCAAACAACTACTAGAACCCCTTAAGGAGTTTGAAATCGTAGAAACGACAATAACTAGGGATATACGAAAGGGTAGGGAAGAGGAAAAGTGGTTGAATATAGTGCTGCGCAAGGTGGTAAGGTAGTAAGGTGGTAAGGTGGTAAGGAAAACCTCTGAAATAAGGTGGTCAGGTCGTCAGTAAAACCAAACTCGCTTTTAGGCGAGATATTGACCCAAGCTGCTGTCCCAGTCATTCTTGAGCGAAGCGAAGAATCTAAGGACCCGCAAAACCCTACCCAGGTCATCCTAGAGCGAAGCGAAGGATCTAAAGACCCACATAGCCTAGCCTTAGAGGGTGGGACCCCAGTCATCCAGAGGCGCTTGCGCCGAAGGATCCCTTCAAACTAATTACACGCCCAACACATAACTAACAATAACCAAATTTGTCGAAGCATCCAAGACCCCAAAGGTGACCCAAGCCCCTGCATAGGTCATCCTGGAGCGCAGCGAAGGATCTAAGACCTACAGAGCCCAGTCCTAAAGACGTGACCCCAGTGATCCAGAGGCCCTTGCGCCGAAGGATCTCTACAAATAAACTACACGCTCATCAATAACGAAAAACAAGCAAGTTCAACGTCAAAAGCCTAATAACCTAGCATTTAAACAATTGTTTAACAACCGCTCAACCATCGTTCAACTATCGTTAATCGGAATACAAGGGAGAAATCAAATGGACAAGAACATTCACAAAGGCCATCGCCAACGGGTGAAAAATCGATATCTTGCAGAGGGTTTAGACCACTTCCAAGATCATGAAGTCTTAGAACTTCTTCTTTTTTATTGCATCCCCATGAAAGACACCAACGCATTAGCTCACACGCTCATAAAAGAGTTTGGCTCTTTGTCTGGTGTGTTTGATGCAGACCCAAAGGATCTTTGTTCTAGAGGGGGACTGACCGAAAACTCTGCCATCCTACTTTCCCTTATCCCCTCCTTGTCAAGAAGATACAATCGCGGAAAGTTTAAAGACAAGCCGCAACTTAATAGCTCTTCAAAGGCAGGAGAATACGCTGTCTCATTATTTACTGGCAGGCTATACGAAGTGTTTTACGTCATCTGTCTAGACAGCCAAAACAGAGTAAACCACGCCACATTACTACACGAAGGCACCATCAACGAAGCTCCCGTATACCCAAGGCTCATCGTAGAAACAGCCCTAAGGCACCAAGCAAACAGCATCATGGTAGCCCACAACCACCCAGGAGGCAGCATGCAGCCATCAAAAGCCGATATTGAAGTAACTAAGAGGATTAAGGTGGCAGCAGAAGCGATATCTATTAAGTTGTTGGATCATATTGTGGTGGCAGGGGAGGGGTATTATAGTTTTGCGGAGAATGGGTTGTTGTAGTTTAAAAATACGATAATGAGTAGAAACAGAAGTTATTGTCTTCATATCTTTGTTAATAATTGATAAGCTATTGTTAAACCCTATAATATGATTAACCTTAATGTTTAACATTAACTGTGAAAGCGTTGAAAATAAAAGGGTTCCACGGGAATTAAAGTAATACTTTAATAATACCGTCCTTTGTAATCTTGTTTACTTACTTAAATTATAGCGGAGAAATGTATATGAAATATCAATCATGGTTTGATGAAATATCTACTACAAAAATAAATAAACAAAATGGTCAAGTAAAAATATACAAATTAGTTTTACTACTCTGTATGTTGGACAGAGGTATGTATGATTGGTACAAGCCAGTTAGAGCAGAGGAAATTGCATTAAGATTTTATAGATACCTTACAGATAATGATCGGATAAGAGACATATCCTTTGGAGATAAAGGGAAAGAAAAACTAATTCATACATATAATCAAGGGGAAATTATAAGGCTTATTATAAATAACCCCATGAAATACTGGGGTTCTTCAAATAATAGATACACTCATGCAAGATATAAAAGTGGAGTATTTTGGATAGATATCTCAATAGACCCAGAAGATTATTCCCATGTGTACCACATGACGAGGGAATTGTGTTTAACTAGGATAGAAAAAGAAACTAACATTCCCTTTGACACAAAGATAGACTTATATGATGAATACGTTTATCTGCAAAATGAGGTACAAAACGAGAAGGTCGCGGAAACAGAAAAAGAATCTATTATATTAACTCGCTTAAGTCAAGGAAAGTTTAGAAATAGGCTTTTTGAGAGGTATGGTAGCTGTATAATGTGTGGAATAGAGCATAGAGACTTGCTTATCGCAAGCCATATAAAACCGTGGAAAGATAGCAATAATCAAGAAAGATTAGATGTAGAAAATGGATTTATCCTATGCCCTAATCATGACAAATTATTTGATAGAGGGTTTATAACATTTAAAGATGGTGGGGAAGTTATTGTGTCTAATAGGATAGTTGGAGACGTACCTAGGTTGAGTATTAGTGATAAAATTTTATGTAATTTGAGCTATGGGAATATGGAGTATCTGGAGTGGCATCGGGATGAAATTTTTGAAGTTTAAAATATAGTGGATTCTTAAAGAAATAGCTAAATAATAGCAGGCATCAGAAGAAGAAATAGTAAAGTGTTTTTGATGGTTTATTTAGCTAAATTTTAGGGGACAGTTCTTAAGAATTTACTATTTTGATGAATTCTCCCGTCACTTTGTAAGGTAGTGGGAGAAAAATTAGTTTTGTTTTAAATAAATAAAAAAGAATTTCTACATTACGTTCGCCCGAAGGTTCTCAATGGGTAATTGTAAATAATATTTGGTATAATAGGATATGAATGATATTTTTTAGTAAATGTAGTTTTTAAAATGAAAAAATAAAATAACAGTGATATCTATTTGGTTATATTACTATTTAAGGGAGTTAGACATGAAACATTATTATGTTACAGCGGCAATTTTAATAAATAATGGAGAAATTCTTTGTATGCAAAGAGGACCAAGTAAATATGAGTATGTGGCATATAAATACGAATTTCCAGGTGGCAAAGTGGAGGAATCAGAGAGTCTTGAGGGGTGTTTGCAAAGAGAGCTAAAGGAGGAGATGGGGATTGTTGTTGAAATAATGCCAGAGCAGTTTTTTATGACAGTGGAACATTCTTATCCAGATTTTGCAATTACTATGCATACTTATATATGCCCTGTAAATACTAGGGAGTTTATAATGCATGAACACAAAGATTTTAAATGGTTGCCTAAGGAGAAAATAAGCGTATTAGATTGGGCCGATGCTGATAAGCCTATAGTGGAAAGTCTATTAAAGTCAGAGGTTGTCTAATGGAATTGTTAAATAGTCTATATACGGGATTTGTTGACAG
This DNA window, taken from Alkalibaculum bacchi, encodes the following:
- a CDS encoding class I SAM-dependent methyltransferase, translated to MNKTLDYYNTFYKNFITDSLEANASDLHHSFLKYLPKGSSILDLGCGSGRDSKVFINLGYKVCALDGSKELCKFASEYIGQEVLYKTFDEIDFKEEFDGIWACASLLHISYKDLSNIFKKLSKALKQEGYLYASFKYGEFEGDRKGRYFTDLTEDRLKQLLEPLKEFEIVETTITRDIRKGREEEKWLNIVLRKVVR
- a CDS encoding (deoxy)nucleoside triphosphate pyrophosphohydrolase codes for the protein MKHYYVTAAILINNGEILCMQRGPSKYEYVAYKYEFPGGKVEESESLEGCLQRELKEEMGIVVEIMPEQFFMTVEHSYPDFAITMHTYICPVNTREFIMHEHKDFKWLPKEKISVLDWADADKPIVESLLKSEVV
- the radC gene encoding RadC family protein; its protein translation is MDKNIHKGHRQRVKNRYLAEGLDHFQDHEVLELLLFYCIPMKDTNALAHTLIKEFGSLSGVFDADPKDLCSRGGLTENSAILLSLIPSLSRRYNRGKFKDKPQLNSSSKAGEYAVSLFTGRLYEVFYVICLDSQNRVNHATLLHEGTINEAPVYPRLIVETALRHQANSIMVAHNHPGGSMQPSKADIEVTKRIKVAAEAISIKLLDHIVVAGEGYYSFAENGLL
- a CDS encoding HNH endonuclease, producing MKYQSWFDEISTTKINKQNGQVKIYKLVLLLCMLDRGMYDWYKPVRAEEIALRFYRYLTDNDRIRDISFGDKGKEKLIHTYNQGEIIRLIINNPMKYWGSSNNRYTHARYKSGVFWIDISIDPEDYSHVYHMTRELCLTRIEKETNIPFDTKIDLYDEYVYLQNEVQNEKVAETEKESIILTRLSQGKFRNRLFERYGSCIMCGIEHRDLLIASHIKPWKDSNNQERLDVENGFILCPNHDKLFDRGFITFKDGGEVIVSNRIVGDVPRLSISDKILCNLSYGNMEYLEWHRDEIFEV